In Tripterygium wilfordii isolate XIE 37 chromosome 15, ASM1340144v1, whole genome shotgun sequence, one DNA window encodes the following:
- the LOC120015974 gene encoding chromo domain-containing protein LHP1-like isoform X2 yields MKGKKKATPNPNYIGFIVEAEASDTGELDTPLQLPEQQREEKEAEEEEEEEGEEGEGGVDGEEREGDEEEERPKLADGFYEIEAIRRRRVRKGELQYLIKWRGWPETANTWEPLENLQSIPDVVEAFEESLRSGKSSRKRKHKYGGPHSQPKKKQPQSSVSVYDVAGSGLEVENNRYAHSVRTLVQGDENGFTRIHGRKDDNKYDLKLSELKGTLSTNEVSTDNLAVHFHEGKGPEDDGPANDLPKINHGEAVQSNHRTGARKRKSGSVKRFKPDSACCEPAFGQYSSSNGCDALLPPVGIENPDLIGNASSLMPIFDGSFVASSITKIIKPIGYSASVLDNVQDVLVTFLALRSDGKEVMVDNQFLKANNPLLLINFYEQHLRYNPAS; encoded by the exons ATGAAGGGGAAGAAGAAGGCTACTCCGAATCCAAATTACATCGGCTTCATTGTTGAGGCTGAAGCCAGTGATACCGGTGAACTCGATACGCCGTTGCAGCTGCCAGAACAACAAcgtgaagaaaaagaagcagaagaagaagaagaggaggaaggagaagaaggggaAGGAGGTGTTGAtggggaagagagagaaggggaTGAAGAGGAAGAGCGTCCAAAGCTCGCTGATGGGTTTTACGAAATCGAAGCTATTCGTCGCAGGCGGGTTCGAAAG GGTGAACTTCAGTATTTGATCAAATG GCGGGGCTGGCCAGAAACTGCCAACACCTGGGAGCCATTAGAGAATTTGCAGTCAATTCCTGATGTTGTTGAAGCTTTCGAAGAGAG CCTGCGATCAGGTAAATCTTCTCGAAAACGAAAGCACAAGTATGGGGGTCCTCATAGTCAGCCAAAGAAGAAACAGCCACAATCCTCGGTTTCTGTGTACGATGTAGCAG GTTCAGGTCTTGAAGTAGAGAATAATAGGTATGCCCACAGTGTCAGAACACTTGTGCAAGGTGACGAGAATGGGTTTACTAGAATCCATGGAAGGAAAGATGATAATAAATATGATCTGAAGCTGAGTGAGCTTAAAGGTACATTATCTACTAATGAGGTTAGCACTGATAACCTCGCAGTACATTTCCATGAAGGCAAGGGCCCTGAAGATGACGGTCCAGCAAATGATCTTCCAAAGATTAATCATGGGGAAGCTGTTCAGAGCAATCATCGGACTGGAGCTAGGAAGAGGAAATCTGGTTCTGTCAAGAGATTTAAGCCAGATTCTGCCTGTTGTGAACCTGCTTTTGGCCAGTATTCTTCATCAAATGGCTGTGATGCCCTACTTCCCCCGGTAGGGATTGAAAATCCTGACTTAATCGGAAATGCTTCAAGTCTAATGCCCATATTTGATGGTTCTTTTGTTGCATCGTCTATTACCAAGATCATCAAGCCCATAGGCTATTCAGCTTCTGTGTTGGACAATGTCCAGGACGTATTGGTAACCTTTTTGGCATTGAG
- the LOC120015974 gene encoding chromo domain-containing protein LHP1-like isoform X1, with protein sequence MKGKKKATPNPNYIGFIVEAEASDTGELDTPLQLPEQQREEKEAEEEEEEEGEEGEGGVDGEEREGDEEEERPKLADGFYEIEAIRRRRVRKGELQYLIKWRGWPETANTWEPLENLQSIPDVVEAFEESLRSGKSSRKRKHKYGGPHSQPKKKQPQSSVSVYDVAEFTGSGLEVENNRYAHSVRTLVQGDENGFTRIHGRKDDNKYDLKLSELKGTLSTNEVSTDNLAVHFHEGKGPEDDGPANDLPKINHGEAVQSNHRTGARKRKSGSVKRFKPDSACCEPAFGQYSSSNGCDALLPPVGIENPDLIGNASSLMPIFDGSFVASSITKIIKPIGYSASVLDNVQDVLVTFLALRSDGKEVMVDNQFLKANNPLLLINFYEQHLRYNPAS encoded by the exons ATGAAGGGGAAGAAGAAGGCTACTCCGAATCCAAATTACATCGGCTTCATTGTTGAGGCTGAAGCCAGTGATACCGGTGAACTCGATACGCCGTTGCAGCTGCCAGAACAACAAcgtgaagaaaaagaagcagaagaagaagaagaggaggaaggagaagaaggggaAGGAGGTGTTGAtggggaagagagagaaggggaTGAAGAGGAAGAGCGTCCAAAGCTCGCTGATGGGTTTTACGAAATCGAAGCTATTCGTCGCAGGCGGGTTCGAAAG GGTGAACTTCAGTATTTGATCAAATG GCGGGGCTGGCCAGAAACTGCCAACACCTGGGAGCCATTAGAGAATTTGCAGTCAATTCCTGATGTTGTTGAAGCTTTCGAAGAGAG CCTGCGATCAGGTAAATCTTCTCGAAAACGAAAGCACAAGTATGGGGGTCCTCATAGTCAGCCAAAGAAGAAACAGCCACAATCCTCGGTTTCTGTGTACGATGTAGCAG AATTTACAGGTTCAGGTCTTGAAGTAGAGAATAATAGGTATGCCCACAGTGTCAGAACACTTGTGCAAGGTGACGAGAATGGGTTTACTAGAATCCATGGAAGGAAAGATGATAATAAATATGATCTGAAGCTGAGTGAGCTTAAAGGTACATTATCTACTAATGAGGTTAGCACTGATAACCTCGCAGTACATTTCCATGAAGGCAAGGGCCCTGAAGATGACGGTCCAGCAAATGATCTTCCAAAGATTAATCATGGGGAAGCTGTTCAGAGCAATCATCGGACTGGAGCTAGGAAGAGGAAATCTGGTTCTGTCAAGAGATTTAAGCCAGATTCTGCCTGTTGTGAACCTGCTTTTGGCCAGTATTCTTCATCAAATGGCTGTGATGCCCTACTTCCCCCGGTAGGGATTGAAAATCCTGACTTAATCGGAAATGCTTCAAGTCTAATGCCCATATTTGATGGTTCTTTTGTTGCATCGTCTATTACCAAGATCATCAAGCCCATAGGCTATTCAGCTTCTGTGTTGGACAATGTCCAGGACGTATTGGTAACCTTTTTGGCATTGAG
- the LOC120015950 gene encoding RNA polymerase sigma factor sigB yields MSCLLPQFKCQPETFTIQSRTLHHHSPSSHTYLLSKSRDLLYFRTQCVLSTTSPLTVTTPVLDMEKLRLPSLEAHSNSASASCPWTYTGAVGPPAEMNFKATLATETLITSDEAVIAAAAAEAVALARAAVKVAKDAALMVNGHYSTSTINKHVVPSRTDTSTSKWAQFTERERAGILGDTLTDETTLGDVSSLQHPEESDDLEPTVEELDFLEKQLSESIAVRSGRQTKQKARRARAAEKAAANVVSIKYGSTGRKKRTSQDVDSSDPLRFLKGTTSTSRLLTFSEETRLSEGIQELLKLERLQKELAERCGGQPTVAQWAAAAGVDQRTLRKRLNNGTLCKDKMIKSNIRLVISIAKNYQGAGMTLQDLVLEGCRGLIRGAEKFDASKGFKFSTYAHWWIKQAVRKALSDQSRTIRLPFHMVEATYRVKEARKQLYSENGRQPNNEEVAEATGLTMKRVNAVLLTPKTPRSLDQKFGLNDVKPSEITADPEAETSEDILIKQFMKQDLEKVLDSLNSRERQVVRMRFGMEDGRMKTLQEIGESMGVSRERIRQIESSAFRKLKNKRRAKHLQQYLFSLA; encoded by the exons ATGTCATGCTTGCTACCACAGTTCAAGTGCCAACCAGAAACTTTCACTATCCAATCCAGAACTCTCCACCACCACTCTCCTTCCTCCCACACCTACCTACTCT CAAAAAGTAGAGATCTTTTATATTTCCGGACACAATGTGTTTTATCTACAACATCACCATTAACGGTAACAACTCCagtgcttgatatggagaagCTGAGATTACCTTCTTTAGAAGCTCATTCGAATTCAGCCTCAGCAAGCTGTCCGTGGACTTATACAGGGGCTGTTGGTCCACCCGCAGAG ATGAATTTCAAAGCAACTTTAGCAACAGAGACACTTATTACAAGTGACGAGGCTGTAATTGCTGCAGCTGCTGCCGAAGCAGTTGCTCTTGCTAGAGCTGCAGTCAAAGTCGCAAAGGATGCAGCCTTAATGGTCAACGGTCACTACTCCACGAGCACAATAAATAAACATGTAGTCCCATCAAGAACTGACACTTCCACATCCAAGTGGGCCCAGTTCACTGAAAGAGAACGAGCTGGCATATTGGGAGATACTCTGACAGATGAAACCACTTTGGGAGATGTTAGTTCCTTGCAACATCCTGAAGAATCTGACGATTTGGAGCCAACAGTTGAAGAACTTGATTTTTTGGAGAAACAACTTTCTGAAAGCATAGCTGTGAGATCAGGGcgccaaacaaaacaaaaagctAGACGAGCAAGAGCTGCAGAGAAAGCTGCTGCTAATGTTGTGTCAATAAAATATGGTTCTACTGGCCGTAAAAAACGTACGTCTCAGGATGTTGACTCCTCAGATCCATTGCGCTTCTTGAAAGGAACCACCAGCACTTCCAGGCTTCTTACTTTTAGCGAAGAAACACGTTTATCAGAAGGGATTCAG GAATTGTTGAAACTGGAAAGACTTCAGAAGGAACTTGCAGAGCGATGTGGGGGTCAGCCCACTGTTGCACAGTGGGCTGCTGCTGCTGGAGTTGATCAGAGAACCTTAAGAAAACGCTTAAACAATGGTACTCTTTGTAAAGACAAGATGATTAAAAGCAACATACGACTAGTTATCTCTATTGCAAAAAATTATCAGGGTGCCGGGATGACTCTGCAAGATCTTGTTCTG GAAGGATGTCGAGGCCTGATTAGAGGTGCAGAGAAATTTGATGCTTCAAAGGGTTTCAAGTTCTCAACCTATGCTCACTGGTGGATTAAGCAGGCTGTTCGAAAGGCACTCTCTGATCAGTCGAGGACAATACGCTTGCCA TTCCACATGGTGGAGGCAACATATAGAGTGAAGGAGGCCAGAAAGCAACTTTATAGTGAAAATGGAAGACAGCCTAATAATGAAGAAGTTGCAGAGGCAACTGGGCTCACCATGAAAAGGGTCAATGCTGTACTACTAACTCCTAAAACGCCAAGATCTCTTGACCAGAAGTTCGGGCTTAATGATGTTAAACCTTCC GAAATAACTGCAGACCCTGAAGCAGAAACGTCAGAAGATATACTAATAAAGCAATTCATGAAGCAGGACCTGGAGAAAGTGTTGGACAGTCTGAATTCGAGGGAGAGGCAGGTTGTGAGGATGAGATTTGGAATGGAAGATGGAAGGATGAAGACCTTGCAGGAGATTGGGGAGTCAATGGGTGTCAGCAGAGAGAGAATTCGGCAAATCGAGTCTTCTGCTTTCCGGAAACTTAAGAACAAGAGGAGAGCAAAGCATTTGCAGCAGTATTTGTTTTCACTTGCATGA